A single region of the Thermodesulfatator indicus DSM 15286 genome encodes:
- a CDS encoding DUF5752 family protein yields MAQEVLFHVKDCSLVSISLGVKAYVLAELLDHVREVEEGCIYHHFWARQLRPSFDHPEFHNDFAAWVHRELHDYVLAERLNLIAPHEFENLEELREELINVLEERFDEHADLPWRKADKPFYFVKSQIVVFDTGRRISHPKKVAEVLPGFSQGSIFYHFIDARRRTENGVDDFRAWLSAFGEEYEKLSAKLASIDPYFFTLTEIREQLLNVFKNFFGAQHE; encoded by the coding sequence ATGGCTCAAGAAGTCCTTTTTCACGTAAAAGATTGTTCGCTGGTATCTATATCGCTGGGGGTCAAGGCTTATGTTCTAGCTGAACTTTTGGACCATGTGCGTGAAGTAGAAGAAGGCTGTATTTATCACCACTTCTGGGCCAGGCAGCTTAGGCCCTCTTTTGACCATCCGGAATTTCACAATGACTTTGCCGCCTGGGTGCATCGTGAGCTTCACGATTATGTGTTGGCCGAACGTCTTAACCTGATAGCCCCGCATGAGTTTGAAAATCTGGAAGAATTACGAGAAGAGCTTATAAACGTGCTTGAAGAACGTTTTGATGAGCACGCTGACCTTCCCTGGCGCAAGGCTGACAAGCCTTTTTATTTTGTAAAAAGTCAGATAGTGGTTTTTGATACCGGGCGTCGTATTTCACATCCCAAAAAGGTGGCAGAAGTTCTACCAGGCTTTTCTCAAGGAAGTATTTTTTACCACTTCATAGATGCCCGCCGTCGTACTGAAAATGGTGTGGACGATTTTAGGGCCTGGCTTTCTGCTTTTGGAGAAGAATATGAAAAGTTGTCGGCCAAACTGGCCTCTATTGACCCTTATTTTTTCACTCTGACAGAAATTAGAGAGCAATTGCTAAACGTATTCAAAAACTTCTTTGGGGCTCAGCATGAATAA
- a CDS encoding glycosyltransferase has protein sequence MNNDLLAKYEAIVGSDVIDQLKQMASRLKDARILHVNSTRYGGGVAEILRSMVPLMEALGLSVRWEVIAGDEPFFQVTKSFHNALQGFPVDFTPGSIETYENNNRKEFEKLEKFLKEADFVVIHDPQPAFLIKLMPERKNKWVWRCHIDLSKPYRPVWRYLKNIVKDYDASIFSMPDFTQPLPHPQYIIPPSIDPLTEKNMDLPEDEVKAVYDRFGLDPEKPLVLQVSRYDRFKDPVGVIQAAIMAMKFIPFQLVYAGGGAADDPEGEIIYQEVQALAKAHPDIHVLYLPPDAHRTINALQRAAHVVLQKSIKEGFGLTVTEAMWKYKPVIGGDTGGIRLQVVNHHTGFLVHTPEGTALRIRYLLFYQEKRNEMGKKAHQFVKENFLITRHVRDYLSLMLSFISGNGERIELEAI, from the coding sequence ATGAATAACGATCTCTTAGCCAAATATGAAGCGATTGTTGGCTCTGACGTTATAGACCAGTTAAAACAAATGGCCAGCCGCTTAAAAGACGCGCGCATCCTCCATGTGAACTCCACCCGCTACGGTGGCGGAGTAGCTGAGATTTTGCGTAGCATGGTGCCTTTGATGGAAGCCCTTGGGCTTTCGGTGCGCTGGGAAGTAATTGCCGGAGATGAGCCGTTCTTTCAGGTAACCAAGTCTTTTCACAATGCCTTACAGGGCTTTCCGGTAGATTTCACGCCTGGCTCCATTGAAACTTACGAAAACAACAACCGTAAAGAGTTTGAAAAACTTGAAAAATTCCTGAAAGAAGCAGATTTTGTGGTTATTCATGATCCCCAGCCGGCTTTTCTTATAAAGCTCATGCCTGAACGTAAGAACAAGTGGGTCTGGCGTTGTCACATTGACCTGTCAAAGCCTTATCGCCCGGTGTGGCGTTACTTAAAAAACATCGTTAAAGATTACGACGCCAGCATCTTCTCCATGCCGGATTTCACCCAGCCCCTGCCCCATCCGCAGTACATCATTCCACCAAGCATTGACCCGTTAACCGAGAAAAATATGGACCTTCCCGAAGACGAAGTAAAAGCGGTTTATGACCGCTTTGGCCTTGACCCTGAAAAGCCACTTGTGCTTCAGGTCTCCCGTTACGACCGCTTTAAAGACCCGGTTGGCGTAATTCAGGCCGCTATTATGGCTATGAAGTTTATACCATTTCAGCTGGTTTACGCAGGAGGCGGAGCGGCTGACGACCCTGAAGGTGAAATTATTTACCAGGAAGTCCAGGCCTTGGCTAAAGCTCATCCAGATATTCATGTGCTTTACCTTCCGCCAGACGCCCATCGCACTATAAATGCTTTACAGCGTGCGGCTCACGTGGTGTTACAAAAGTCTATCAAAGAAGGTTTCGGTTTAACGGTTACCGAGGCCATGTGGAAATACAAACCGGTTATTGGTGGAGATACTGGCGGAATTAGACTTCAAGTGGTAAATCATCACACGGGTTTTTTGGTACACACCCCTGAAGGTACAGCCTTAAGAATTCGCTATCTTCTTTTTTATCAGGAAAAACGAAATGAAATGGGGAAGAAAGCCCACCAATTCGTAAAAGAAAACTTCCTTATAACACGGCACGTGCGCGATTATCTTTCTCTCATGCTTTCTTTTATCTCTGGAAACGGAGAAAGAATAGAACTTGAAGCTATTTAG
- a CDS encoding LysE family transporter, with the protein MGSTTQKDYKKLLLLTFTITPSGAISPGPLSAFAVAMGASIGIIGGFLIATGHLVVELLYLLLLYKFYQNLDKFLRRFKFLFNLIITTFLAYFAYLLVKDGLHIFHYGLNIQTAGVGSANYLKAFSTGIILTGLNVYFLLWWLSVGKILLEESAKIGWKGFLAMFSAHISIDYIWLMLLAGGGIVFKLIGYKAYASLLLFLGTTLVYFAIKIALDTFSINLSPRKVLAKNK; encoded by the coding sequence ATGGGCTCAACTACTCAAAAAGATTATAAAAAACTTTTGCTATTGACTTTTACCATCACTCCTAGTGGGGCTATAAGCCCAGGACCTCTCTCTGCATTTGCCGTGGCCATGGGAGCGTCTATAGGTATTATTGGTGGCTTTCTTATAGCCACCGGCCACTTAGTAGTAGAGCTATTATATCTCCTATTGCTTTATAAATTTTACCAAAATTTAGACAAGTTCTTGCGAAGATTCAAATTTTTATTCAATTTAATAATCACCACTTTTTTAGCCTATTTTGCCTATCTATTAGTTAAAGATGGTCTTCATATTTTCCATTATGGTTTAAACATACAAACAGCTGGCGTTGGCTCGGCAAACTATCTAAAAGCATTTTCAACAGGCATTATACTCACCGGATTAAACGTATATTTTCTTTTATGGTGGTTAAGTGTAGGAAAAATTTTACTGGAAGAATCCGCAAAAATTGGCTGGAAGGGTTTTTTAGCCATGTTTTCTGCTCATATTTCAATTGATTATATATGGCTAATGCTTCTAGCTGGTGGAGGAATAGTCTTCAAACTTATAGGCTATAAAGCTTATGCTTCTCTTCTGCTATTTTTAGGAACAACTTTAGTCTATTTTGCTATTAAGATAGCTTTAGATACGTTTTCTATTAATCTTTCTCCCAGAAAAGTTTTGGCCAAAAATAAATAA
- the pdxA gene encoding 4-hydroxythreonine-4-phosphate dehydrogenase PdxA — protein MPKVKLGVTMGCPAGVGPEICLKALAKSWPEDLELFILGDKVILNEVARRLRLPYPNKNQIISLSSLDEYTPGKPNLETAKAMVRYIKEGLKMCLNGELNGLVTCPISKTALKLAGEPYPGHTEMLAALTNTKEYAMAFYGEKLKIVLVTIHEPLSKVPELLSIEAILKVTRLAYNFLREDLAIKNPRLAIAALNPHAGEGGLFGDEEARILEPAVKKAKEEGLPLSGPYPADSLFYRAINGHFDLVVSLYHDQGLIPFKLLHFEDGVNLTLGLPIVRTSVDHGTAYDIAGKGLAKEDSLVAAIKLSYRMAKNRIAQ, from the coding sequence ATGCCTAAAGTTAAACTTGGCGTAACGATGGGTTGCCCGGCAGGAGTGGGGCCGGAAATTTGCTTGAAGGCCCTGGCTAAATCCTGGCCTGAAGACCTTGAGCTTTTCATTCTTGGGGACAAAGTTATTTTAAATGAAGTGGCCCGTCGCCTGCGTCTCCCCTATCCTAATAAAAATCAAATTATTTCTCTTTCTTCGCTTGACGAATACACTCCTGGTAAGCCCAATCTTGAAACTGCCAAGGCCATGGTGCGTTATATAAAAGAAGGCCTAAAAATGTGCCTAAACGGTGAATTAAATGGCCTGGTGACCTGTCCGATAAGCAAAACCGCTTTAAAACTTGCTGGCGAACCTTACCCCGGGCACACGGAAATGCTTGCCGCCCTTACCAACACTAAAGAATACGCCATGGCCTTTTACGGGGAAAAGTTAAAAATAGTCCTTGTAACCATTCACGAACCTTTAAGTAAAGTGCCTGAACTGCTTTCAATAGAGGCTATTTTGAAGGTTACTCGTCTGGCTTATAACTTTTTGCGAGAAGACCTAGCCATTAAAAATCCTCGCCTGGCAATTGCGGCTCTAAATCCCCACGCTGGCGAGGGTGGCCTTTTTGGAGACGAAGAGGCTCGCATCTTAGAGCCCGCGGTTAAAAAAGCAAAAGAAGAGGGCTTACCCCTCTCTGGCCCTTATCCCGCTGACAGCCTATTTTACCGGGCCATAAACGGACATTTTGATTTGGTAGTCTCCCTTTATCACGACCAGGGGCTTATACCTTTTAAACTTCTACACTTTGAAGACGGGGTTAATCTGACTCTGGGGCTCCCCATAGTTCGAACTTCGGTTGACCACGGCACCGCTTACGACATAGCCGGGAAAGGTCTGGCTAAAGAAGATAGCCTAGTAGCAGCCATAAAGCTCTCCTATCGCATGGCTAAAAACAGAATTGCTCAGTAA
- a CDS encoding radical SAM protein gives MRPASVVFGPVKSRRLGLSLGVDPLVPKVCSFDCLYCEIGPTKVHTIERRLYRPTEEIKKALQERLADENLCFEVLTFAGSGEPTLHAELEELIIFAKELTDRPICVLTNSSLLWRKEVRKALLNADLVLPSLDAVNEEIFQKLNKPVKGLCASKIIEGLKKFREEFAGEIWLEIMLVAGVNDHEEEIRALAETVIDISPDKIQLNSVDRPPAYRQAKALPLNKLREIASLFKGEVEVITREALKEKSGKRKPSAEEILALISRRPAPSSEIAEALSCDFKATLSVLEELVKKGRAKTKRHQNQIFYYA, from the coding sequence ATGCGGCCAGCAAGTGTAGTTTTTGGGCCGGTAAAGTCAAGGAGATTGGGATTATCTCTGGGGGTGGATCCCCTTGTCCCCAAGGTATGCTCTTTTGATTGCCTTTATTGTGAGATCGGGCCTACCAAAGTTCATACTATTGAACGTCGCCTTTACCGACCTACCGAAGAAATAAAAAAGGCCCTGCAAGAAAGGCTTGCTGATGAGAATCTTTGCTTTGAAGTGCTTACTTTTGCAGGTTCAGGCGAGCCCACTCTTCACGCCGAGTTAGAAGAACTGATTATTTTTGCCAAAGAGCTTACCGACCGTCCTATTTGTGTGCTTACTAACTCGTCTCTTCTCTGGCGGAAAGAAGTTCGTAAAGCTTTGCTAAATGCCGATTTGGTGCTCCCTTCTCTTGATGCCGTTAACGAAGAAATTTTTCAAAAATTAAATAAACCGGTAAAGGGGCTTTGCGCCTCAAAAATTATTGAAGGTCTTAAAAAATTCAGAGAAGAATTTGCCGGTGAGATATGGCTTGAGATCATGTTAGTAGCGGGTGTGAATGACCACGAAGAAGAAATCAGGGCCCTAGCCGAAACAGTAATAGACATTTCTCCCGATAAAATTCAGCTAAACTCAGTGGATAGGCCTCCGGCCTATCGTCAGGCTAAAGCCCTCCCGTTAAATAAATTGCGAGAAATAGCTTCCCTTTTTAAGGGAGAGGTAGAAGTTATTACCCGGGAGGCCCTGAAAGAAAAAAGCGGCAAGCGTAAGCCAAGCGCAGAAGAAATTTTAGCGCTTATAAGCCGTAGGCCTGCCCCTTCTTCAGAAATTGCCGAGGCTCTCTCCTGTGACTTTAAAGCTACCCTATCAGTGCTTGAAGAACTAGTAAAAAAGGGACGGGCAAAAACTAAACGCCACCAAAACCAGATTTTTTACTATGCCTAA
- a CDS encoding 3-deoxy-7-phosphoheptulonate synthase — MIIILKPEITQETPEFKFLMKYLSELKGIKTLVAEYQGVTRKVIEIHLIGEDYDLPVELLQSLPGVEKVVRVSAKYRQIGRHGDLEPVGFDYKGLHFDQDSFHVFMGLCAADTKENVEAIFKAMNEAGVRTARMGAYKPRTSPYDFQGHGRECLPWLFELAGKYNIAIIAMEVLSPHHIDEIWEELEKAGHPTGVMLQIGTRNAQNFELLKAVGNQQEFPVLYKRGMGLTIEESLNACEYIASEGNHNIIFCLRGVRTHLGDPHRNLVDFGHVPVIKRLTRLPVCVDPSHPIGSRVAAPDGIKDIYHVAAQGVISGANMVLVEFHPDPHRALCDGPQALFLEEIPCFLDYINRAREAYLDMKNIVARCNFQNMAPKP, encoded by the coding sequence ATGATTATTATTCTTAAACCCGAAATTACCCAGGAAACTCCGGAGTTTAAATTTTTAATGAAATATCTTTCAGAGCTTAAGGGGATTAAGACTTTAGTAGCTGAATATCAGGGAGTTACACGTAAAGTTATAGAAATCCACCTTATTGGAGAAGATTACGATCTTCCTGTAGAGCTGCTTCAAAGTTTACCCGGAGTTGAAAAGGTAGTCAGAGTCTCGGCCAAGTATCGTCAGATTGGGCGCCACGGTGATTTAGAACCTGTAGGGTTTGATTATAAAGGTCTTCACTTTGACCAGGATTCCTTCCACGTGTTCATGGGCCTTTGTGCGGCTGACACCAAAGAAAATGTAGAGGCCATTTTTAAGGCCATGAATGAAGCCGGGGTGCGCACAGCGCGCATGGGGGCTTATAAACCGAGGACTTCTCCTTACGACTTTCAAGGTCATGGCAGAGAATGTCTCCCCTGGCTTTTTGAACTGGCTGGGAAATACAATATCGCTATAATCGCTATGGAAGTCCTTTCACCGCATCATATAGACGAAATCTGGGAAGAACTAGAAAAAGCAGGCCATCCCACAGGGGTGATGCTTCAAATAGGGACGCGTAATGCCCAGAATTTTGAGCTTTTAAAGGCCGTAGGCAATCAGCAAGAGTTCCCAGTTCTTTACAAGCGAGGCATGGGGCTTACCATAGAAGAAAGCTTAAACGCCTGTGAATACATTGCCAGCGAGGGGAATCACAATATTATCTTCTGCCTGCGTGGGGTAAGAACTCATCTTGGAGATCCTCACCGTAACCTGGTTGATTTCGGGCATGTGCCGGTAATCAAAAGGCTCACCCGTCTTCCCGTTTGCGTTGATCCGTCTCATCCTATAGGTTCAAGAGTGGCTGCTCCTGACGGCATAAAAGACATTTACCATGTAGCCGCTCAAGGAGTGATATCCGGAGCCAATATGGTGCTTGTGGAATTTCATCCGGATCCGCATCGCGCCCTATGTGACGGCCCGCAGGCCCTTTTTCTTGAAGAAATTCCTTGCTTCCTCGATTATATTAACCGAGCTCGAGAGGCCTACCTTGACATGAAAAACATCGTGGCCCGCTGTAATTTTCAAAATATGGCTCCTAAACCGTAA
- a CDS encoding mechanosensitive ion channel family protein: MEVGMVSSIWIYLLSIAPQVLGAIVILIVGIWLSKRIANICEKLLKKREVDITLSRFLRGLIYYALVILVLIAAAGQLGINTMSFLTVLGALGLAVGLALKDSLSNIAAGVMLLIFRPFRVGDAVTVAGVTGGVQLIGLFNTILHTPDNQKIIVPNAKILGDIITNITANDTRRIDLVVGISYEDDIDKAKALLWEMAAKDPRILKDPATTVAVAELADSSVNLVFRPWVKTSDYWAVRFDLIEQIKKTFDQEGISIPYPQQDVHLFVEKSPKTPQ; the protein is encoded by the coding sequence ATGGAGGTGGGTATGGTTTCTAGTATATGGATTTATCTTCTATCTATTGCTCCTCAAGTGCTTGGCGCTATTGTAATTCTTATCGTGGGGATTTGGCTTTCCAAACGCATTGCCAACATTTGTGAAAAATTACTTAAAAAAAGAGAAGTTGATATAACTCTTAGCCGGTTTTTGCGCGGGTTAATTTATTATGCCCTGGTAATCTTGGTTCTGATTGCGGCGGCTGGTCAGCTTGGTATAAATACCATGTCTTTTCTTACGGTCCTCGGTGCTTTAGGTTTAGCTGTTGGCTTGGCCCTTAAGGATTCTCTTTCAAACATTGCTGCTGGGGTGATGCTTCTCATTTTTCGTCCATTTAGGGTAGGAGATGCCGTCACCGTAGCTGGCGTTACGGGTGGAGTCCAATTGATTGGGCTTTTTAATACTATTCTTCACACCCCTGATAACCAGAAAATTATTGTGCCTAACGCCAAAATTTTGGGTGATATTATCACTAACATCACCGCCAATGATACCAGACGCATTGACCTGGTAGTAGGCATTAGTTACGAAGATGACATAGACAAGGCCAAGGCCCTACTCTGGGAAATGGCGGCTAAAGACCCGCGTATCTTGAAAGACCCGGCCACTACGGTAGCCGTGGCCGAGCTGGCCGACAGTTCTGTCAATTTGGTGTTTAGGCCCTGGGTAAAAACAAGTGATTACTGGGCCGTAAGGTTTGACCTCATTGAACAGATTAAAAAGACCTTTGACCAGGAAGGCATTAGCATTCCTTACCCACAACAGGATGTGCATCTCTTTGTAGAAAAGTCTCCAAAAACTCCCCAATAA
- the recA gene encoding recombinase RecA — protein MAQVDKKKAIEAAISQIERQFGRGAVMRLGESPKIRDVAAIPSGSIGLDIATGIGGIPKGRITEIFGPESSGKTTLALHVIAEAQKGGGTAAFIDAEHALDVHYAQKLGVNVDDLLVSQPDTGEQALEIAEVLARSGGVDVIVIDSVAALVPQAEIEGAMDETQVGLQARLMSKAMRKLTAAISKTGTAVIFINQIRMKIGMGGYGNPETTPGGNALKFYASLRLDIRRIGTIKEANEPIGNRVRVKVVKNKMAPPFKEAEFDIYYGEGISKLTEILDLGVKMGLIDKSGAWYSYQGDRLGQGRENVKRTFLEKPELVAELESKIRELAGLANTETSETKEAHAK, from the coding sequence ATGGCCCAAGTTGATAAGAAAAAGGCCATTGAAGCGGCTATTTCTCAAATTGAACGACAATTCGGCCGGGGTGCCGTTATGCGCCTTGGGGAGTCCCCTAAGATTAGAGATGTAGCGGCCATTCCTTCAGGTTCTATTGGTCTTGATATCGCCACCGGAATTGGAGGTATTCCTAAAGGTCGTATTACCGAAATTTTCGGCCCCGAGTCCTCTGGTAAAACTACGCTGGCCCTCCATGTAATCGCCGAAGCCCAGAAAGGCGGAGGCACGGCCGCTTTTATCGACGCCGAGCATGCCCTTGACGTACATTACGCCCAAAAGCTTGGCGTAAACGTAGATGACCTCCTAGTCTCCCAGCCTGATACCGGAGAGCAGGCCTTAGAGATTGCTGAAGTCCTGGCGAGAAGTGGCGGGGTTGATGTAATTGTAATTGACTCCGTAGCGGCCCTTGTGCCTCAAGCAGAGATAGAAGGCGCAATGGACGAAACACAGGTAGGCCTTCAAGCCCGTCTTATGTCAAAGGCTATGCGGAAACTAACCGCTGCTATCTCCAAAACCGGCACCGCCGTAATTTTCATAAACCAGATTCGTATGAAAATTGGTATGGGTGGTTATGGTAATCCTGAGACCACTCCTGGGGGTAATGCCCTTAAGTTTTATGCCAGCCTGCGTCTGGATATCCGCCGTATCGGCACTATCAAAGAGGCCAATGAACCTATTGGCAACCGGGTGCGGGTGAAAGTGGTCAAAAATAAAATGGCTCCTCCTTTTAAAGAAGCCGAGTTCGATATCTATTACGGCGAAGGGATTTCCAAGCTTACGGAAATTCTGGATCTGGGTGTAAAAATGGGGCTTATTGATAAAAGTGGAGCCTGGTACTCCTACCAGGGAGACCGTTTAGGCCAGGGGCGTGAAAACGTAAAGCGCACCTTTCTTGAAAAACCAGAATTAGTAGCTGAACTGGAAAGCAAGATAAGAGAGTTAGCCGGGCTGGCAAACACTGAAACCTCTGAAACCAAAGAGGCCCATGCCAAATAA
- the rfaE1 gene encoding D-glycero-beta-D-manno-heptose-7-phosphate kinase yields the protein MPNNSLKDYCFLVVGDVMLDRYFWGEVERISPEAPVPVFALKSITMSLGGAANVANNLRGLGTRVELAGVVGQDSEAQEFLSLAQEKKIGTKAIIRDRGRPTTVKTRVIASSQQLLRIDAENTDTLSEESLALLKEEIKALLPKINALILSDYAKGILSSGEFCKWLIERAKELSIPVMVDPKGLFWRRYEGATCITPNLKELKEIAKEEGLYSSDMAKICEHLIRKYDLSFMLVTLGPEGMYLHHPEIKRRFPAKAREVYDVSGAGDTVIATLTAFYAAGYPLEKVVNIANQAAGIVVGKVGTQPILWDELKPFL from the coding sequence ATGCCAAATAACTCCCTCAAAGACTACTGCTTTCTGGTTGTAGGCGATGTCATGCTTGACCGCTACTTCTGGGGAGAGGTGGAAAGGATCTCTCCAGAGGCACCAGTTCCAGTCTTTGCTCTCAAATCTATCACTATGTCCCTTGGTGGTGCAGCCAATGTCGCCAATAACTTAAGGGGGCTGGGGACCAGGGTAGAACTGGCCGGAGTAGTGGGGCAAGACAGTGAAGCCCAAGAATTTTTAAGTCTTGCCCAAGAAAAAAAGATAGGCACTAAGGCTATTATCCGAGATAGAGGCCGCCCTACTACGGTTAAAACACGCGTTATAGCCAGTTCGCAACAACTTCTCCGTATTGACGCCGAAAATACCGATACCCTTTCTGAAGAAAGCCTGGCCCTACTTAAAGAAGAAATAAAAGCATTGCTCCCCAAAATAAATGCCTTAATTCTTTCCGACTATGCCAAGGGTATTCTCTCTTCAGGAGAATTTTGTAAATGGCTTATTGAGAGAGCTAAAGAATTATCAATTCCCGTCATGGTTGATCCTAAAGGCCTTTTCTGGCGGCGTTACGAGGGAGCCACCTGCATTACTCCCAATCTTAAAGAACTCAAGGAAATCGCCAAAGAAGAGGGCCTTTATAGTTCTGATATGGCGAAGATTTGTGAACACTTAATCCGCAAATATGATCTTTCTTTTATGTTGGTAACTCTTGGACCAGAAGGTATGTACCTTCATCATCCTGAAATCAAGAGGCGTTTTCCGGCTAAGGCCCGTGAGGTTTACGATGTTTCAGGGGCAGGAGACACGGTTATAGCCACTCTTACCGCCTTTTATGCAGCTGGCTATCCTTTGGAGAAGGTGGTCAATATTGCGAACCAGGCCGCGGGCATAGTGGTTGGGAAAGTAGGCACCCAGCCTATCTTGTGGGACGAGCTCAAGCCTTTTCTTTAG
- a CDS encoding AEC family transporter, with amino-acid sequence MEKVIPFLLILIAGFSLKRLSDFPKDTALALNLYVIYIALPALIFVQVPKIQFSTHLLVPVILPWLVVLVSATLVLVLSFLFRFDRETTGALLLLTPLGNTAFLGIPMVEQFFGSQGIPFAVLYDQLGSFLALTTYGTLILSLYAPGHRPTLKDAVRKVISFPPFIALILALIFKDLGYPLWLDSFFKITAASLVPVVLVSIGFQLEIKMPVNDLLPFATGLIIRLLITPIIFILSCHFLGFKGLPVQVALLEAAMPPMVVAGAMAAIAGLRPNLASSLVGLGIIFSFLTLPIIYKLIVILIPA; translated from the coding sequence ATGGAAAAGGTTATACCCTTTTTGTTAATATTAATAGCAGGTTTTTCCTTAAAGCGTTTGTCTGACTTTCCTAAAGATACGGCTCTAGCCCTCAACTTATATGTTATTTACATTGCTCTTCCAGCCCTTATTTTTGTACAGGTTCCTAAAATTCAGTTTTCAACGCATTTATTAGTTCCTGTAATACTCCCCTGGTTGGTAGTATTGGTTTCCGCTACCTTGGTACTGGTATTGTCTTTTTTGTTTCGCTTTGACCGAGAGACCACAGGGGCTTTGCTTCTGCTTACTCCTTTGGGAAATACCGCTTTTTTAGGTATTCCTATGGTCGAGCAGTTTTTTGGTTCTCAAGGAATACCTTTTGCTGTGCTTTATGACCAGCTCGGTTCTTTCTTAGCCCTCACCACTTATGGTACTTTAATTTTGTCACTTTACGCTCCTGGTCACAGGCCAACACTTAAAGATGCTGTCCGTAAGGTTATTTCTTTTCCCCCATTTATAGCCCTGATCCTCGCCTTAATTTTTAAGGACCTTGGTTATCCTCTCTGGTTAGATAGCTTTTTTAAGATAACAGCCGCTTCTCTAGTACCGGTAGTTTTGGTGTCAATAGGTTTTCAGCTGGAAATAAAAATGCCAGTTAATGATTTGCTACCGTTTGCTACAGGACTGATCATAAGATTATTAATTACGCCGATAATATTTATTTTGAGTTGCCATTTTTTGGGTTTTAAAGGGCTTCCCGTCCAGGTTGCTCTTTTAGAAGCAGCCATGCCCCCTATGGTAGTAGCCGGGGCTATGGCTGCTATTGCCGGCTTGCGCCCTAATTTAGCTTCTTCGCTAGTGGGGCTGGGTATAATTTTTTCTTTCTTAACGCTCCCGATAATTTATAAGCTGATAGTAATTTTGATTCCTGCCTAA